A genome region from Campylobacter concisus includes the following:
- the dxs gene encoding 1-deoxy-D-xylulose-5-phosphate synthase, whose product MNKDVKSLDVDELNALCHDIRDKILATVSKNGGHLSSNIGAVEIIVAMHKIFDVTKDPFIYDVSHQSYAHKLLTGRWESFDTLRKFNGISGYTKPSESKFDYFVAGHSSTSISLAVGAAKAIKLKNEDRIPVAVIGDGSLSGGMAYEALNELGDRKYPCVIILNDNEMSISKPIGALSKYLSQMMAGQFYQKFKGRVEKFLSYMPDSAAYMARRIEEGIRLITPGMFFEELGLEYIGPVDGHDLSALLSTFETAKNMKKPVIVHVQTLKGKGYEFAEGCYENWHGVGPFDLKSGEFIKRQSNKSATAIFSEQLLKMAREHSDIVGVTAAMPTGTGMDALIQEFPDRFWDVAIAEQHAVTSMSAMAKEGFKPFVAIYSTFMQRAYDQVIHDASILNLNITFAMDRAGIVGEDGETHQGAFDISFLNAVPNMVLFAPRCEESMKNVMEFAYSYKGVSAFRYPRGAFILRDEFEAQPLEFGKGEILADANSDIVFLGYGNGVGKANLVRNLLTGKLDVILVDLVFAKPLDSGLLLDLAKRTKKWYIFSDSAKRGGIGEIVSAFLQENKISNISVISFEYEDKFIPHGSTAEVEKHLGISAEQITKNLLENN is encoded by the coding sequence ATGAATAAAGACGTTAAAAGTTTAGATGTTGATGAACTAAACGCACTTTGTCATGACATCAGGGATAAAATTTTAGCCACTGTTAGCAAAAATGGCGGTCATCTTAGCTCAAACATCGGTGCAGTCGAGATCATTGTAGCGATGCATAAAATTTTTGATGTGACAAAAGACCCATTTATTTACGATGTAAGCCACCAAAGCTACGCACACAAACTACTAACTGGACGCTGGGAGAGCTTTGATACGCTTAGAAAATTTAATGGTATCAGCGGCTATACAAAGCCAAGCGAGAGTAAATTTGACTACTTTGTAGCAGGGCATAGCTCGACATCCATATCGCTAGCAGTTGGTGCTGCAAAGGCGATAAAACTTAAAAACGAAGATCGTATCCCAGTGGCTGTCATAGGCGATGGCTCACTAAGTGGTGGCATGGCGTACGAGGCGCTAAATGAGCTAGGGGACAGAAAATATCCTTGCGTCATCATCCTAAACGACAACGAGATGAGTATAAGCAAGCCTATAGGCGCGCTTAGCAAGTACCTAAGCCAGATGATGGCGGGTCAGTTTTATCAAAAATTTAAGGGTAGGGTTGAGAAATTTCTAAGCTATATGCCAGATTCAGCTGCATACATGGCTAGACGTATCGAAGAGGGCATTAGACTCATCACTCCTGGCATGTTTTTCGAAGAGCTTGGACTCGAGTATATAGGCCCAGTTGATGGACATGACCTTTCAGCGCTTCTTAGTACATTTGAAACTGCCAAAAATATGAAAAAACCAGTCATAGTGCATGTACAGACGCTAAAGGGCAAAGGATATGAATTTGCTGAGGGGTGCTATGAGAATTGGCACGGAGTTGGGCCATTTGATCTAAAAAGTGGCGAATTTATAAAAAGACAGTCAAACAAGTCAGCCACTGCAATCTTTAGTGAACAGCTTTTAAAAATGGCAAGAGAGCATAGCGATATCGTTGGTGTGACGGCTGCGATGCCAACAGGCACTGGCATGGACGCACTTATACAAGAATTCCCGGATCGTTTTTGGGACGTAGCGATAGCTGAGCAGCACGCAGTTACCTCTATGTCAGCCATGGCAAAAGAGGGTTTTAAGCCATTTGTTGCGATATACTCGACATTTATGCAAAGAGCCTATGATCAAGTCATTCACGATGCTTCTATTTTAAATTTAAACATCACCTTTGCGATGGATAGAGCGGGTATTGTTGGCGAAGATGGCGAAACGCATCAGGGTGCGTTTGATATTAGCTTTTTAAACGCTGTGCCAAACATGGTTCTTTTTGCCCCAAGATGCGAAGAGAGTATGAAAAATGTTATGGAATTTGCCTACTCTTACAAGGGTGTTAGCGCATTTAGATATCCGCGCGGAGCGTTTATCTTAAGAGATGAGTTTGAAGCTCAGCCACTTGAGTTTGGCAAGGGTGAAATTTTAGCTGATGCAAATAGTGATATTGTATTTTTAGGCTACGGTAACGGCGTTGGCAAGGCAAATTTGGTCAGAAATTTACTAACTGGCAAGCTTGATGTGATATTGGTTGATCTTGTCTTTGCAAAGCCGCTTGATAGTGGGCTTTTATTAGATCTTGCAAAACGCACTAAAAAGTGGTACATCTTTAGCGATAGTGCTAAAAGAGGCGGTATTGGTGAGATAGTAAGTGCATTTTTACAAGAAAATAAAATTTCAAATATAAGTGTCATTAGCTTTGAGTATGAAGATAAATTTATCCCCCATGGTTCAACTGCTGAGGTTGAAAAGCATCTTGGTATAAGTGCTGAGCAGATTACCAAAAATTTACTAGAGAATAATTAA
- a CDS encoding Fur family transcriptional regulator has protein sequence MQYVSLLKQSGLKVTPQRLSVLRILDRHTHPTIDELYDEILKESPSVSLATVYKNLNTLKDEGLVVEVNIVNQKARYDIYEYPHIHVVCESCGSVEDVSYDDAELGKYQEALEKKIGNIIERLNIVASVKSCKHCK, from the coding sequence ATGCAATACGTATCATTATTAAAGCAATCTGGGCTAAAAGTCACGCCACAACGCCTTAGCGTTTTAAGAATTCTTGATCGCCACACGCATCCAACGATTGATGAGCTTTATGATGAAATTTTAAAGGAGAGCCCATCGGTTTCTCTAGCAACGGTTTATAAAAATTTAAATACTTTAAAAGACGAAGGTCTCGTAGTTGAAGTAAATATCGTCAATCAAAAGGCTAGATACGATATCTACGAATATCCACATATTCATGTTGTCTGTGAAAGCTGTGGAAGCGTCGAGGACGTGAGCTACGATGATGCTGAGCTTGGCAAATATCAAGAGGCACTAGAAAAGAAGATCGGAAATATAATAGAGCGTCTAAATATCGTAGCTAGTGTAAAAAGCTGTAAACACTGTAAATAA
- a CDS encoding CHAD domain-containing protein: protein MSLEIERKFLLKNSQILDFLKEARVVFKHLEISQFYTKITQNEEVRFRSEEDKFIKTVKIGKDLIREENEEFCEKAEFKKALKNRIGSVILKDRYTFKLNNNPCNIDIFKNELNGLCTFEIEFSDENEAVFFKLPPFLENFCLSDVTCDKRYKNKFLAIHANENEQIDYKRAYKIIKEKEILPNFAVNLKSGEALRVLFVSIFKVIKRLKSQYLIDKDEEVLHELRVNLRKVRSILKIFSGVFDEKVTLFFGENFKMLANSTNKKRDLDVFLSFLNEQKHANEPIYFVKKALDLEYENVKSYLGDEENYAFLKEWEIFLNEGEFYKSKLFDVSLSRLGSFKLRTLLVLAQKKLKSLNQDCPNESFHDLRIELKKMRYTYEFLCEIFYFEGLKKYEEKLKQMQEIFGDLQDYDVWLGILKRLPEMPDKERLESKIYKQIYKSREEILKKRLKFIKATRKISRNLKIYYI from the coding sequence GTGAGTTTGGAGATAGAGCGTAAATTTTTACTCAAAAATTCTCAAATTCTAGATTTTTTAAAAGAAGCTAGAGTAGTCTTTAAGCATCTTGAAATTTCTCAATTTTATACCAAGATAACGCAAAATGAAGAGGTCCGCTTTCGAAGTGAAGAGGATAAATTTATAAAAACTGTAAAGATTGGCAAAGATCTAATCAGAGAAGAAAATGAAGAATTTTGTGAAAAAGCGGAGTTTAAAAAGGCTCTTAAAAACCGCATCGGTAGCGTCATCTTAAAAGATAGATACACTTTTAAACTAAATAACAATCCTTGCAATATTGATATTTTTAAAAATGAACTAAACGGGCTTTGTACATTTGAGATCGAATTTAGCGATGAAAATGAAGCCGTCTTTTTCAAGCTGCCACCATTTTTAGAAAATTTTTGCCTAAGTGACGTAACTTGCGATAAAAGATATAAAAACAAATTTCTTGCCATCCATGCTAATGAAAATGAACAAATCGACTACAAAAGAGCCTATAAGATCATAAAAGAAAAAGAAATTCTGCCAAATTTTGCTGTAAATCTAAAAAGCGGAGAGGCATTAAGAGTCCTTTTTGTTAGTATTTTTAAAGTAATAAAAAGGCTAAAAAGCCAGTATTTGATAGACAAAGATGAAGAAGTTTTGCATGAGCTTCGCGTAAATTTAAGAAAGGTTAGATCGATCCTTAAAATTTTTAGTGGCGTTTTTGATGAGAAAGTGACACTTTTTTTTGGTGAGAATTTTAAAATGCTTGCAAACTCGACAAACAAAAAGCGAGATTTGGATGTATTTTTAAGTTTTTTAAACGAGCAAAAACATGCAAATGAGCCTATATATTTTGTAAAAAAGGCTCTAGATTTAGAGTATGAAAATGTAAAAAGCTACCTTGGTGACGAAGAAAACTACGCATTTTTAAAAGAGTGGGAGATATTTTTAAACGAGGGTGAATTTTATAAGTCAAAACTCTTTGATGTAAGCCTTTCGCGCCTTGGTTCGTTTAAGCTTAGAACGCTTTTGGTTTTAGCTCAAAAAAAGCTAAAAAGTCTTAATCAAGACTGCCCAAATGAGAGCTTTCATGATCTTAGGATAGAGCTTAAAAAGATGAGATACACATACGAGTTTTTATGTGAAATTTTCTATTTTGAAGGGCTTAAAAAGTATGAAGAGAAGCTAAAACAGATGCAAGAAATTTTTGGTGATCTTCAGGACTATGACGTCTGGCTCGGCATCCTTAAAAGGCTTCCAGAAATGCCAGATAAAGAGAGGCTCGAGAGTAAAATTTACAAGCAAATTTATAAAAGTAGAGAAGAGATACTAAAAAAGCGTCTTAAATTTATAAAAGCAACTCGCAAAATTTCAAGAAATTTAAAAATTTACTACATATAA
- the ubiE gene encoding bifunctional demethylmenaquinone methyltransferase/2-methoxy-6-polyprenyl-1,4-benzoquinol methylase UbiE — protein MQKQEKIVDMFNQIAPTYDVANRVLSLGVDVSWRKFACRYMLEIFKNESINIVDVACGTGDMMGLWSEISKEFGVEVKSLTGIDPSSGMLKEARAKFPNFKFIEAYAGNTTLASGEAQILSISYGIRNVVERKAALREFNRVLALNGYVVVLEFTKRQKKGLITSLRDFYLSKILPSIGGFISKNKEAYEYLPSSIENFLDAKSFCDELIEAGFEIELCKGFSMDISTLFIAKKVREINA, from the coding sequence ATGCAAAAACAAGAAAAAATCGTTGATATGTTTAACCAGATCGCTCCGACTTATGACGTCGCAAACAGAGTGCTAAGTCTTGGTGTGGACGTGAGTTGGAGGAAATTTGCCTGCAGATATATGCTAGAAATTTTTAAAAATGAAAGCATAAATATCGTAGATGTAGCTTGTGGCACTGGCGATATGATGGGGCTCTGGAGCGAAATTTCAAAAGAATTTGGCGTTGAGGTAAAAAGCCTTACTGGCATCGATCCATCAAGCGGCATGCTAAAAGAGGCTAGGGCGAAATTTCCAAATTTTAAATTTATAGAGGCCTACGCTGGCAACACGACGCTTGCAAGTGGAGAGGCTCAAATTTTAAGCATAAGCTATGGCATTAGAAATGTGGTCGAGCGAAAGGCGGCACTTAGGGAGTTTAATAGAGTGCTTGCGCTAAATGGTTATGTGGTCGTACTTGAATTTACAAAACGCCAGAAAAAAGGCCTTATAACCTCGCTAAGAGATTTTTACTTAAGTAAAATTTTGCCAAGTATCGGGGGCTTTATCTCAAAAAATAAAGAGGCATACGAATATCTGCCAAGTTCGATCGAAAATTTCTTGGACGCAAAGAGTTTTTGTGATGAACTTATAGAGGCTGGCTTTGAGATAGAGCTTTGTAAGGGCTTTAGTATGGACATCTCGACGCTATTTATCGCTAAAAAGGTAAGAGAGATCAATGCTTAG
- the xseA gene encoding exodeoxyribonuclease VII large subunit, whose amino-acid sequence MLSVSELNEKAKALLEATLDYVEVSGEISRLTKHASGHWYFTLKDEKSSISAVMYRMNNQKVKFLPKEGLKVKIYGKVTIYSPSGSYQLVASAMLPDGEGELELAFRQLKEKLESEGLFDISAKKEIPNLPKKIALVTSATSAALQDMLKVVRSRWRLSEIYIFDALTQGENAPSSLIKALRRADKYGVDVIVLARGGGSKEDLWCFNDEGLAREIYATKTPVISAIGHEIDYVISDFVADRRSLTPSAAMLDLLPDEEAFFQYLDRLSDDLDSALSLKITKKQNLLNVLLSKFSSNALEARIELKFSEVANKQNAITNAVQRKILLFGSALGSLEKAYEMRELFFESTKGLIEVRKDGKRIDLRDLKIDDEIELVSQNTHKKAIIKE is encoded by the coding sequence ATGCTTAGTGTTTCTGAGCTAAACGAAAAAGCAAAGGCGTTGCTTGAAGCAACACTTGACTACGTCGAGGTAAGCGGAGAAATTTCGCGCCTTACTAAGCACGCCTCTGGGCACTGGTACTTCACGCTAAAGGATGAAAAGTCTAGCATCTCAGCTGTGATGTACCGCATGAATAACCAAAAGGTCAAATTCCTGCCAAAAGAGGGACTAAAGGTCAAAATTTATGGCAAAGTGACCATTTATTCGCCAAGTGGGTCGTATCAGCTAGTGGCTAGTGCGATGCTGCCTGATGGTGAGGGCGAGCTTGAGCTTGCGTTTAGGCAGCTTAAAGAAAAGCTCGAAAGCGAGGGGCTTTTTGACATCAGCGCAAAAAAAGAGATACCAAATTTACCTAAGAAAATAGCCCTTGTCACAAGCGCTACTTCAGCTGCGCTTCAGGATATGCTAAAGGTGGTAAGAAGCCGCTGGAGGCTAAGTGAAATTTATATATTTGACGCGCTAACACAGGGCGAAAATGCCCCAAGCTCGCTTATAAAAGCTTTGCGCAGAGCCGATAAATACGGCGTTGATGTGATCGTTTTGGCTCGCGGAGGCGGCAGCAAAGAGGATCTTTGGTGCTTTAACGACGAGGGCCTAGCACGTGAAATTTACGCTACAAAAACGCCAGTCATAAGCGCTATCGGGCATGAGATTGACTACGTCATAAGTGACTTTGTAGCAGACCGTAGGTCGCTTACTCCAAGTGCTGCTATGCTCGATCTTTTGCCTGATGAAGAGGCGTTTTTCCAGTATCTTGACAGGCTTAGCGACGATCTTGATAGCGCTTTAAGCTTAAAGATCACCAAAAAGCAAAATTTGTTAAATGTCCTTCTTTCTAAATTTTCATCAAATGCTCTAGAAGCTAGGATTGAGCTAAAATTTAGCGAGGTGGCAAACAAACAAAACGCCATAACAAACGCCGTGCAAAGAAAGATCTTGCTTTTTGGCTCAGCTCTTGGCTCGCTAGAGAAGGCTTATGAGATGAGAGAGCTCTTTTTTGAGAGCACGAAGGGGCTTATTGAGGTTAGAAAAGATGGCAAGAGGATTGATCTTAGGGATTTAAAAATAGACGATGAGATAGAGCTTGTCTCGCAAAATACACATAAAAAAGCAATTATTAAGGAGTAA
- the serC gene encoding phosphoserine transaminase: MSRKINFSAGPSAIPLDVLGHAKAEFTDYRGEGYSIMEISHRSKTFEEIHFGAMDKIRKLYGIGDEYEILFLQGGAHLQFGMIPMNLYQGGRAEYANTGVWTNKAIKEAKVLGVNVDIVASSEDENFSYIPEFKFSDDADYAYICSNNTIYGTQYKAMPKTKSPLVVDASSDFFARPLDFSSIGLLYGGAQKNAGPSGVTIVILRKDLVDRVSSQNVPMFLRYKTHVEANSLYNTPPTFGIYLLNLTMQHLLDLGGLAEVEKINAKKASTLYSIIDSSNGFYMGHAKKSSRSDMNVSFTIPKDHALEPVFVEEALKEGMLGLKGHRHLGGIRASIYNAVSQSDVEKLGEFMREFERKHS, from the coding sequence ATGAGCAGAAAAATCAACTTTAGCGCAGGTCCAAGCGCGATACCTTTAGATGTTTTAGGGCATGCAAAGGCTGAATTTACCGACTACAGAGGTGAAGGCTACTCGATCATGGAGATCAGCCACAGAAGTAAGACCTTTGAGGAGATCCACTTTGGCGCGATGGATAAGATAAGAAAGCTTTACGGCATCGGTGATGAGTATGAAATTTTATTTCTTCAAGGCGGCGCACACTTGCAATTTGGCATGATACCGATGAATTTATATCAAGGTGGCAGGGCTGAATACGCAAACACCGGCGTTTGGACAAACAAAGCGATCAAAGAGGCAAAAGTGCTTGGCGTAAATGTAGATATCGTAGCAAGCAGCGAGGATGAAAATTTCTCTTACATCCCTGAGTTTAAATTTAGCGATGACGCCGATTACGCCTACATCTGCTCAAACAACACGATTTACGGCACGCAATATAAGGCTATGCCAAAGACCAAATCGCCCCTTGTTGTCGATGCTTCGAGCGACTTTTTTGCTAGACCGCTTGATTTTAGCAGTATCGGTTTGCTTTACGGTGGCGCTCAGAAAAATGCGGGCCCAAGCGGCGTGACTATCGTCATTTTAAGAAAAGACCTAGTTGATCGTGTGAGCAGCCAAAACGTCCCTATGTTTTTGCGCTACAAAACGCACGTAGAGGCAAACTCACTTTACAACACACCGCCAACTTTTGGAATTTATCTTTTAAATTTAACCATGCAGCACCTACTAGACCTTGGCGGACTTGCCGAGGTTGAGAAGATAAATGCAAAAAAAGCAAGCACGCTTTATAGCATCATAGATAGCTCAAATGGCTTTTACATGGGACATGCCAAAAAATCAAGCAGGTCAGACATGAACGTGAGCTTTACGATACCAAAAGATCATGCACTTGAGCCAGTTTTTGTAGAAGAAGCGCTAAAAGAGGGCATGCTAGGGCTAAAAGGTCACAGACATCTTGGCGGCATAAGAGCCTCTATCTACAACGCCGTTAGCCAAAGCGACGTTGAGAAACTTGGCGAGTTCATGAGAGAATTTGAAAGAAAACATAGCTGA
- a CDS encoding class I SAM-dependent methyltransferase: MNKTKKAYDEIPYFSAAFSDCSPVRIEAVAKFLGLKAASLKEARVLELGSSYGGNILPFAISHKSAKVVGIDISSHQVTEGNKVAKQIGLENFTLLERNFLHMNESDIKELGKFDYIIAHGVYSWVSPNVRDALLATIKALLSEDGIAYVSYNTYPGWKSLDILRDFMLFVSSGNDSKEALAYVKYELNFLQDYLKFSLQNQSDVVYKDSMKLLLTQLNFLQGIIAKGNDYYILHDFLEASNEPIYFHKFAKHIDKHGLCYVIDASLNDIFASSTGIYRFDAHIEQNYNSRIKKEQLNDFLFNRSFRKSLIAHKERLGGAEDFDAVLGESELDKIYFAYFSERPRTKTQEILSKAYPQSLNLSEVKTALDENANEAFVGLLEILNDQNTKISSSKLAALTYEPDKTKLKLRAAAYLEYFLNASSPVISLANELNGKLSLSYEEIKAALKFDGKASLEDIAKSVNLSKDELDKLAFKLSEAYFFEEI, translated from the coding sequence ATGAATAAAACAAAGAAAGCTTATGATGAAATTCCTTATTTCTCGGCTGCATTTAGCGACTGCTCGCCAGTTAGGATAGAAGCGGTTGCTAAATTTCTGGGGCTTAAAGCAGCTAGCCTAAAAGAGGCTAGAGTGCTTGAGCTTGGCTCATCATATGGCGGTAATATCTTGCCATTTGCCATTTCGCATAAAAGCGCAAAAGTCGTTGGTATCGACATCTCAAGCCATCAAGTGACTGAAGGTAACAAGGTGGCCAAGCAGATAGGTTTAGAAAATTTTACTCTGCTTGAGCGAAATTTTTTGCACATGAACGAAAGCGATATAAAAGAGCTTGGGAAATTTGACTATATTATCGCTCATGGCGTTTATAGCTGGGTGAGCCCAAATGTAAGAGATGCGCTGCTTGCTACGATAAAGGCGCTACTTAGCGAGGATGGCATCGCTTATGTTTCGTATAATACCTATCCTGGCTGGAAGAGCCTTGATATTTTAAGAGATTTTATGCTTTTTGTTAGCTCAGGCAATGACAGCAAAGAAGCACTTGCTTATGTGAAATATGAGTTAAATTTCTTGCAGGATTATTTGAAATTTAGCTTACAAAACCAAAGTGATGTCGTATACAAAGATAGCATGAAGCTTCTTCTAACGCAGCTAAATTTCTTACAAGGCATCATCGCAAAGGGTAATGATTATTATATATTGCATGATTTTTTAGAGGCTAGCAACGAGCCAATCTACTTTCATAAATTTGCTAAGCATATCGACAAACACGGACTTTGCTACGTTATAGATGCTTCGCTAAATGACATCTTCGCAAGCTCGACTGGGATTTACCGCTTTGACGCACATATCGAGCAAAATTACAACTCTCGCATTAAAAAAGAGCAACTAAACGACTTTTTGTTTAATAGATCATTTAGAAAAAGTCTCATCGCTCACAAAGAGAGGCTTGGCGGTGCTGAGGACTTTGACGCGGTGCTTGGAGAGAGCGAGCTTGATAAGATTTATTTTGCATATTTTAGCGAGCGGCCAAGGACAAAAACGCAAGAAATTTTAAGCAAAGCCTATCCACAAAGCCTAAATTTAAGCGAAGTAAAAACGGCACTTGACGAGAATGCAAACGAAGCTTTTGTGGGACTGCTTGAAATTTTAAACGATCAAAACACTAAAATTTCTTCTTCAAAACTTGCAGCACTTACCTATGAGCCTGATAAAACCAAACTAAAGCTTAGAGCTGCTGCGTATCTTGAGTATTTTTTAAATGCTAGCTCACCAGTTATCTCTTTGGCAAATGAGCTAAATGGCAAGCTAAGCTTAAGCTATGAAGAGATTAAAGCTGCCTTGAAATTTGATGGTAAAGCTAGCTTAGAAGATATCGCAAAGAGCGTAAATTTAAGCAAAGATGAACTAGATAAGCTTGCTTTTAAATTAAGCGAAGCCTATTTTTTTGAAGAAATTTAA
- a CDS encoding sulfite exporter TauE/SafE family protein, producing the protein MLFVELFIIGIGVGYIAGFFGIGGGTVVVPIMVAFGYDIKTAIGISVMQMIFSATFGSYLNYKAGLLKLNRGVFLGLGGLVGASFSGIIVSHTPELLLELLLLATFIFSLIKLYFTPNSDGTNANNSVFLLFLVGFCIGALAISIGIGGGVFIAPILVGFLRYDMKKAVSMGVFFVMFAAISGFISLSLNGHISYLEGTFLGLGSLIGAYFGTKKTQAMDKKALKKWFLLFYIAMIILILKDMIFG; encoded by the coding sequence ATGCTTTTTGTTGAACTTTTTATAATCGGTATCGGTGTTGGATACATCGCTGGCTTTTTTGGCATCGGTGGTGGCACAGTCGTTGTTCCTATAATGGTCGCCTTTGGATATGACATAAAAACTGCTATTGGCATAAGCGTTATGCAAATGATATTTAGTGCGACTTTTGGCTCGTATCTAAACTACAAAGCTGGACTTTTAAAACTAAACCGCGGCGTATTTTTAGGTCTTGGAGGATTGGTCGGAGCTAGCTTTAGTGGCATAATCGTATCTCACACGCCCGAGCTCTTACTCGAACTACTCTTGCTTGCAACTTTTATCTTTTCACTCATAAAACTATACTTCACACCAAATAGCGACGGTACAAATGCGAACAACTCCGTATTTTTACTATTTCTAGTTGGTTTTTGTATAGGTGCACTTGCCATTAGTATAGGCATAGGCGGTGGGGTTTTTATAGCTCCTATTTTAGTTGGCTTTTTGCGCTATGATATGAAAAAAGCCGTTTCAATGGGAGTGTTTTTTGTGATGTTCGCAGCCATTTCAGGCTTTATCTCACTATCTTTAAACGGCCACATCTCTTATTTGGAGGGTACATTCCTAGGGCTTGGCTCGCTAATAGGCGCATACTTTGGCACCAAAAAGACACAAGCTATGGATAAAAAAGCACTTAAAAAGTGGTTTTTGCTCTTTTACATAGCAATGATAATTCTGATCTTAAAAGATATGATATTTGGCTAA
- a CDS encoding anthranilate synthase component I family protein — protein MLLEQPLFYYEVIREKFKNSYLAEDNTQTIIGIDCDYIYEKDMDFYGLRSYFDTNRNKSLASFAGLFGVFAYDGVRYFEYIGDEKAKKYEFPKFIYADAKAYLHFDKMSKIYTFYGDKNKYYDFLLDAKVEYKSKEQSKFSIKTDLGKEKKHFEDMVELAKEYIRSGDVFQVVLGELLEISTNMSSLDFYKKLSLANPSPYMFHFPTPYGDVVGSSPELVFEMKSEQIFVAPIAGTRPRGSDANADAALENELLSDEKELAEHKMLIDLARNDIGRVSEPKSVAVRNAMHIQKYEKVIHIVSDVYGKCAKGLDLFDVLASIFPAGTLSGAPKIRAMQIINELEISERNIYGGGIGFLHFNGDAQVAILIRSAIFVSGENGFSDVFVGTGAGIVYDSKSEREYAEICHKRASVLNVFKNNAKEF, from the coding sequence ATGCTCTTAGAACAACCACTGTTTTATTATGAAGTGATTAGAGAAAAATTTAAAAATAGCTACCTAGCTGAGGATAATACGCAAACGATTATAGGCATTGATTGCGATTATATCTATGAAAAGGATATGGATTTTTATGGGCTTAGAAGTTATTTTGATACAAATCGTAATAAATCTTTAGCTTCGTTTGCGGGACTTTTTGGTGTTTTTGCATATGACGGCGTGAGATACTTTGAGTATATCGGTGATGAGAAAGCTAAAAAGTATGAATTTCCAAAATTTATCTATGCCGATGCGAAGGCCTATCTACACTTTGACAAGATGAGTAAAATTTATACATTTTATGGAGATAAGAATAAATATTATGACTTTTTGCTTGATGCGAAAGTTGAATACAAAAGTAAAGAGCAGAGTAAATTTAGTATAAAAACTGATCTTGGTAAAGAAAAGAAACACTTTGAGGATATGGTTGAGTTAGCAAAAGAGTATATAAGAAGTGGCGATGTCTTTCAGGTTGTGCTTGGCGAGTTACTTGAAATTTCAACGAATATGAGTAGTCTAGACTTTTATAAAAAGCTCTCACTTGCAAATCCAAGCCCATATATGTTTCATTTTCCTACACCTTATGGCGATGTGGTTGGCTCTTCGCCAGAGCTTGTTTTTGAGATGAAAAGTGAGCAAATTTTTGTAGCTCCGATCGCAGGCACAAGGCCTAGAGGAAGCGATGCAAATGCAGATGCAGCACTTGAAAATGAGCTTTTAAGTGATGAAAAGGAGCTGGCTGAGCACAAGATGCTAATCGATCTTGCTAGAAATGACATCGGCAGGGTTTCGGAACCAAAAAGTGTAGCTGTAAGAAATGCGATGCATATCCAAAAATATGAAAAAGTAATTCATATCGTAAGCGATGTCTATGGCAAGTGCGCCAAAGGGCTTGATCTTTTTGACGTCTTAGCTAGTATTTTCCCAGCTGGCACATTAAGTGGAGCCCCAAAAATAAGAGCTATGCAGATAATCAATGAGCTTGAAATTTCTGAGCGAAATATCTATGGCGGCGGCATTGGATTTTTACATTTTAATGGCGATGCTCAGGTTGCTATTCTTATTCGATCAGCCATCTTTGTATCAGGTGAAAATGGATTTAGTGATGTATTTGTGGGGACTGGAGCTGGTATAGTTTATGACTCAAAAAGCGAAAGAGAATACGCTGAAATTTGCCATAAACGAGCAAGCGTGCTAAATGTATTTAAAAATAACGCAAAAGAGTTTTAG